Part of the Rhodopirellula islandica genome is shown below.
CCTTGCCCTGTTGTTCTTTGGCCTTGGCAACGTTGTCACCCAAGACGTTTGCATCCACGTCCGCCATGGCGGCGAAGTCAGCGTACTTGAACGACTTGTTGGTGATCGTCCAGCCTTGGTTGCGAAGGCCGATGGTCGCGAACACGGGGCGTTCGTTGGGCGACTCTTGCGCGTTCCCGAGGCTGCTCGTGCCTGCAAAGTAGCCCGCTGCGGTGGCAGCGCCAGTGGTTTGCAGGAAGTGACGCCGATTGAGTTTTTGACGGGCTGACATTGGAAACCTCGTGGGAAAGTGCGACAAAATCGTCGAAGGGGGAACTGAAAAAGTTAGTCGGAAAGGACTTCGATTGGGGGCGAAAACGTTATTTGCCCAAATCTTTGAAACGTTCGTACGTTTGGTTCAGTGGGTGAGCTTCTTTTTGACCGTCAATCATGCTGGCGGTCCATTCGGACAATCGTCTGCCCAAACGGCGGCAAGCTTCTTGGACTCGTTCTTCGTCGGGGCCGCCGGCGGAGATCGCGCCATAGTGGGCAGAAAACTTGATTCCGGTGTAGTCAGTCAAACCGAACACAAGGAATCCGTAGTTGATCAGAATGGACATCAGTGCCATGCAGGTCCATTCTTGACCCCCTCCCCAGGCACCGGCTGATGTAAACACGCAGCCGATCTTTCCATCGCGTTTGCCCCAGTTTTCGATCGGTTGCTCGTCCCACCAACGTTTCATTTGCCAGCTGACCGAGCCGTAGTTCGTTGGTGAGCCCAGCGCAAGGCCGTCGCACCAATCCAGGTCCGTGTGGTCGGCGTCGTCAATGTTCCTGAGCCGGACATCGGCTTCATCCAGTTGCCGAGCGCCCTCTGCGACCAGCTCCGCCATCCGCTGCGTATTTTGAGTGTTCGAATGATAGAGAATCAGGACTTTGGGCATTGGCGATTGCAAACAAGGTTTTGACTGGTGAGAGCGACCAGCCTTGAGAGAGGTCAGTCACCCTTGCATCATCGAGCAATTTGGGCGGTGATCTCGATCTCGCTCGCAGCGAGGTCTGGTTTCGCGTTGCAGCAGTCTAACGCAAGATGATTTCGCCTAGTAGTCCTGGCGTTGCTGCCTGGGCAGGCGTTGCAACGCATGGGATTGGGGCGAGTCGGGACCCTGGGCAGGTCCGGTTCGCCGGTGAGAGCGGTCGCCCCGGACAGTGGTGCCCGTCTCACCTGCCATCAGGAATCGCGTCTCAGCGGCCGAGAGATCTGTCCCGGTCGCTGAGTGAAGTCTTTGATGTGGGCCGTGCTGCCGCCCATCCA
Proteins encoded:
- a CDS encoding flavodoxin family protein, coding for MPKVLILYHSNTQNTQRMAELVAEGARQLDEADVRLRNIDDADHTDLDWCDGLALGSPTNYGSVSWQMKRWWDEQPIENWGKRDGKIGCVFTSAGAWGGGQEWTCMALMSILINYGFLVFGLTDYTGIKFSAHYGAISAGGPDEERVQEACRRLGRRLSEWTASMIDGQKEAHPLNQTYERFKDLGK